A stretch of Haloarcula marismortui ATCC 43049 DNA encodes these proteins:
- a CDS encoding DUF7342 family protein: protein MTESSRDGVQSWTESMSARDRIRAVAESLREPRSVNWISEQADAAWSTTNEELQDLVDQGQLRRVEAGETTRYQPDYTRLLFEEIRTLIEENTREELRSELAAITEEIEEWQATYDVETWEELEQSLADGDLTSAELRDRRDVIAFWRENEEDRRLIKHALELYSDVEAAREQMTDVADRATS from the coding sequence ATGACCGAATCCTCGCGAGATGGGGTCCAATCGTGGACTGAGTCGATGAGCGCCCGCGACCGCATTCGGGCGGTCGCCGAGTCACTTCGCGAACCCCGCTCAGTTAACTGGATCAGCGAGCAGGCCGACGCCGCCTGGAGCACGACCAACGAGGAACTTCAGGACCTCGTCGACCAGGGCCAGTTGCGTCGCGTCGAGGCCGGCGAGACGACGCGCTACCAACCGGACTACACGCGACTGCTCTTCGAGGAGATCCGCACGCTCATCGAGGAAAATACCCGCGAGGAGCTGCGGAGTGAATTGGCCGCGATTACCGAGGAGATCGAGGAGTGGCAGGCGACCTACGACGTCGAGACGTGGGAAGAGCTTGAACAGTCGCTCGCCGACGGCGACCTCACAAGTGCGGAGCTCCGGGACCGCCGCGACGTCATCGCGTTCTGGCGTGAGAACGAGGAGGATCGCCGCCTCATCAAGCACGCACTGGAACTCTACTCCGACGTCGAAGCTGCCCGCGAGCAGATGACCGACGTGGCTGACCGCGCCACGAGCTAA
- a CDS encoding DUF6735 family protein produces MGHRALVAYERTDGQYTLHYSHWGAANLKLKHRISAESPFGGDDTNSKWAKQLLAELADGLEADAVDGYLADEDRPSTVVEPKPRATGLTLDEIIADHLDYLHHEAFYVVSPTFEVTAYRTLWFGLQYDSETIDNGETVGNGALATVRWHDGEPVGDGHLKGQFRALKDVVGDMVDKGVFTPSTARQYLKQKLGEWVGERQELRIPGGESPSKTASVDRL; encoded by the coding sequence ATGGGCCACCGCGCACTCGTTGCGTACGAACGCACAGACGGACAGTACACGCTCCACTACAGCCATTGGGGCGCAGCGAACCTCAAGCTCAAGCACCGAATTTCGGCTGAGTCGCCGTTCGGTGGCGACGACACCAACTCCAAGTGGGCGAAACAGCTGCTGGCTGAACTGGCCGATGGCCTCGAGGCAGATGCGGTCGACGGCTACCTCGCTGACGAGGATCGACCGTCGACGGTCGTCGAGCCGAAGCCCCGCGCCACCGGGCTCACCCTCGACGAGATCATCGCTGACCATCTCGACTACCTCCACCACGAGGCGTTCTACGTGGTGTCACCGACCTTCGAGGTGACCGCCTACCGGACGCTGTGGTTCGGCCTGCAGTACGATTCAGAGACAATCGACAACGGTGAGACGGTCGGGAACGGGGCGCTCGCGACCGTTCGGTGGCACGACGGCGAGCCGGTCGGCGACGGCCATCTGAAGGGGCAGTTCCGGGCGCTGAAGGACGTCGTCGGCGATATGGTCGACAAGGGGGTGTTCACGCCGTCGACGGCGAGGCAGTACCTCAAGCAGAAACTCGGCGAGTGGGTCGGCGAGCGCCAGGAACTGCGCATCCCTGGTGGTGAATCACCGTCGAAAACTGCGTCAGTCGACCGATTATAA
- a CDS encoding helix-turn-helix domain-containing protein: MRELVFALEYEPGCNRVADALADYPDARVRSLSLHATADQLWRVDHATGTPDALDAIEDAFRNSDYYADCLATEDCGATQTTRVLDRTDDTLVLYSDWERTPTCASVPHIARDHLGDGVLFETRHEGRHYTWRLIHSGDGDVAAFFDSLEVAVEECAQMEMLRTADTTTAAGGSDETPSGLPPAQEAALQAAVEHGYYESPREVDVGELAEHLDVPRSTLTYRLRRAEEHLAKQHVAGERVAEERLASH, encoded by the coding sequence ATGCGCGAACTCGTCTTCGCCCTCGAATACGAGCCGGGGTGCAATAGGGTGGCGGATGCCCTTGCCGACTACCCCGACGCCCGTGTCCGCTCGCTTTCGTTGCACGCGACTGCCGACCAACTTTGGCGAGTCGACCATGCCACCGGCACTCCGGACGCACTCGACGCCATCGAGGACGCGTTTCGAAACAGCGACTACTACGCCGACTGTCTCGCCACCGAGGACTGCGGCGCCACCCAGACCACCCGCGTCCTTGACCGCACGGACGACACGCTCGTCCTCTACTCCGACTGGGAGCGAACCCCCACCTGCGCCTCGGTTCCCCACATCGCCCGCGACCATCTCGGGGACGGCGTGCTGTTCGAGACCCGTCATGAGGGCCGCCACTACACGTGGCGACTCATCCACTCGGGCGACGGCGACGTGGCGGCATTCTTCGACTCCCTCGAGGTTGCCGTCGAAGAATGCGCTCAGATGGAGATGCTCCGCACCGCGGACACGACGACAGCAGCTGGAGGAAGCGACGAAACACCGAGCGGATTACCCCCGGCGCAGGAAGCCGCCCTCCAAGCCGCCGTCGAACACGGCTACTACGAGTCGCCCCGCGAGGTCGATGTCGGCGAGTTGGCCGAGCATCTCGACGTGCCTCGGTCAACACTTACCTACCGGCTCCGTCGGGCGGAAGAACATTTGGCGAAGCAACACGTCGCCGGCGAGCGGGTAGCGGAAGAACGGCTGGCATCGCACTGA